The Sphingomonas sp. OV641 DNA window TCCTCGCCGCGGACATTCTCCATGATCTCGACAAAGATCTCCTCGTCGGCGAATCGCCGGACGAGCGCCTCCGTCAGGGGAATCTCGAGATAGGAGGCGATGTCGCGCGCCAGCGGCAGGTTCGAGTTGCCGGTCATCAATTTCATGGTCGTCGCGCCCTTTCTGCGCGGCCCCCTTAGCGCGAACGGTCCATGTTGCAATCGTGCGACATGGATTGATGAGACAGTTTGCGGATCACGCGAGGCAAGCCTAACCGGCGCTGCATGACCGTGGTTACCCGCTTCGCCCCCTCGCCGACCGGCCGCCTGCACGTCGGAAATATTCGTGCCGCGCTCCACAATTGGATGTTCGCACGATCGCAGGGCGGGCGGTTCCTGCTGCGCATCGACGATACGGATGCCGAGCGCAGCGAGGAGCGATTCGTGGCCGCAATCCGCGATGATCTGGCTTGGCTTGGCCTGCAGCCGGATCAAAGCGTGCGACAGTCGGAGCGTTTTGGCCTGTACGAAAAGCGCTTCGATGAATTGCGCGCGGCCGGGCGAATTTATCCGGCATATGAGACCAGCCAGGAGTTGGACCTCAAGCGCAAGATCCAGCTCGGACGGGGCATGCCCCCCGTTTACGACCGCGCCGCGCTTCAGCTGACCGACGCCGATCGCAATCGCCTGGAGCAGGAGGGCGTCCGGCCGCATTGGCGCTTTCACCTGGATCATGATGCGCCGGTGGAATGGGACGATTTGGTGCGCGGCCACCAAAGGTTCGACCCGCGCACCATGAGCGATCCGGTGATCCGCCGTGCGGATGGATCATGGCTCTATATGTTGCCGTCGGCGATCGACGACATGGACATGGGCATCAGCCATGTGGTGCGCGGCGAGGATCATGTGGCCAATACCGCGTTGCAGATCCAGATGTTCGCGGCGCTCGGCAGCGCGCCGCCCAGCTTCGCGCACACCGCCCTGCTGACCGGAAGCGAGGGCAAGCTTTCCAAGCGGCTGGGCAGCCTTGGCGTCGACCAGTTGCGAGAGGCCGGGATCGAACCGCAGGCGATCCGCGCTTTGCTTGCGCGGCTGGGGACGAGCGATCCCGTCGAGCCCGTCGGCGACATGACGCCCTTGCTCGCGACCTTTGACTTCGGCCGGTTCGGACGTGCGCCGGCGCGATTCGATGAAGCCGAACTGGCGCAGCTGAGCGCGCGAATCATTCACCAGCTTCCTTATGCGGCGGTGGCGGATCGCCTGCCGGCCGGGATGACGGCCGACGCATGGGATGCGGTGAAGCCGAATCTGACGACAGTTGCCGAGGCGGCCGATTGGTGGCGCGTGATCGAGGGACCGGTGGACGCTGCCATCCCCGACGAAGACCGAGCGTTTCTGGTCGAGGCGGCCGATGCGGCGCAGGCGATCACCTGGGAGGGCGATCCCTGGCACCAGCTTGTCGGCGTGCTGAAGGAAAGGACCGGGCGGAAGGGCAAGGCGCTGTTCCTGCCGCTTCGCCTGGCGCTGACCGGGCGCGATCACGGGCCGGACATGGCGGCGCTGCTGCCGCTGATCGGCCGCGACCGGGCCATCTCGCGCCTCCAAAGCGCTTAGCGCGAAGCGGTACAACAGCGCCACGCAATCGCTTGCTCGGCAAAAGGTATGTGGTAACATCACAATACGGACTGAAGCCTTTGAAAGCTTGGGTCCGGAAGGAGAAGCATAAAACGGGAGAGGGTAGATGTACGCGAACCAGCAATATCGATCCGGCATCAATGCAGGCAGCCTGGCCGCTGCCGTCGCCGTCAATGCCGGAGTGATCGGCGCCCTGCTGTTGTCGGCTCCGGTCATCGAGGCGATCCGGCAGCGGACGGTGTTACGCGTCGAAAACATTCCGCTGGCGCCGCCCCCTCCTGAGATCATCAAGCCGGAGACGCCGCGGACGGCGGCGGAGAACAGCGTGGTGACGCCGCCAGAGCGGCCGGATACGTCCATGGCGGTGACAAGCACGGCGTCGTCCGAATTCGCGCTCCCGCCGCTTCCGCTTCCCCCGTTGCCGCCCATCGCCCCAGGCGGTGAGACAGCCACTGCCAGCGAGCCGCCTTTGCCGCCCGTGCTAGTGGACGCGCGCCCGGATCCTCGCTTTGCACGCGACATGCAGCCGGCCTATCCCGCCGGGGAGCGCCGCGCCGAGCGGGAGGGGATGGCAACCGTCCGCATCACCATCGGCACGGATGGCAGAATTGTCGCCGCCGAATGCGTGGCCGCAACCAACGAGGCGTTCTGCCGTGCCACGCGGAGCCAAGCTTTGGCGAAATGGCGCTTCCGGCCAGCAACGCGTGACGGCGTGGCGGTGGAAACGACGCGGGAGATGACCGTGCGCTTCCAGCTTGAATCCTGAGCCATGATGCCGCGCCGGGGAGCCAGCGGCCAGACGGTCAAGCCGGCTTCCCGGCCACAGCATGGCGGGAGGTGGCGGGTGAGGGGCTGGTTTCGGCATCCATGGGCCACTATGTCCAACCGATGCAATTCTTTGCCCGGATGAGCCCGTTTCGCGCGGTGCGCGACCTGCGCCTGTTTCTGCACCAGCGGCAGAAACACGAACTCATCTTCCTCTTCCTCTCCGTGATCCTGACGGGGCTGCTGATCATCGGCTTTGCCAAGGATTCCTCGGTCGAGAAGGTTTACAAGCCCGAGATCGTCTATGTGCAGCAATGGCGGCTTGATCGCACCGATGCGGAGATCCGGGCCCAGCAGGCGATCGACGCGCCCATCAAGCAGAAGCAGATGGACGAGCAGAAGCGCCGCCAGGAAGAGCTGCGCGCGTCATTCCAGAAGGTGGACGACAAGCTGAAGCGATGGGGGCTGTAAA harbors:
- the gltX gene encoding glutamate--tRNA ligase gives rise to the protein MTVVTRFAPSPTGRLHVGNIRAALHNWMFARSQGGRFLLRIDDTDAERSEERFVAAIRDDLAWLGLQPDQSVRQSERFGLYEKRFDELRAAGRIYPAYETSQELDLKRKIQLGRGMPPVYDRAALQLTDADRNRLEQEGVRPHWRFHLDHDAPVEWDDLVRGHQRFDPRTMSDPVIRRADGSWLYMLPSAIDDMDMGISHVVRGEDHVANTALQIQMFAALGSAPPSFAHTALLTGSEGKLSKRLGSLGVDQLREAGIEPQAIRALLARLGTSDPVEPVGDMTPLLATFDFGRFGRAPARFDEAELAQLSARIIHQLPYAAVADRLPAGMTADAWDAVKPNLTTVAEAADWWRVIEGPVDAAIPDEDRAFLVEAADAAQAITWEGDPWHQLVGVLKERTGRKGKALFLPLRLALTGRDHGPDMAALLPLIGRDRAISRLQSA
- a CDS encoding energy transducer TonB, whose translation is MYANQQYRSGINAGSLAAAVAVNAGVIGALLLSAPVIEAIRQRTVLRVENIPLAPPPPEIIKPETPRTAAENSVVTPPERPDTSMAVTSTASSEFALPPLPLPPLPPIAPGGETATASEPPLPPVLVDARPDPRFARDMQPAYPAGERRAEREGMATVRITIGTDGRIVAAECVAATNEAFCRATRSQALAKWRFRPATRDGVAVETTREMTVRFQLES